From the Anolis sagrei isolate rAnoSag1 chromosome 12, rAnoSag1.mat, whole genome shotgun sequence genome, one window contains:
- the LOC132764199 gene encoding methanethiol oxidase-like has product MAECGECGPGYETPLEAMKGPREEIVYLPCIYRNTGIKKPDYLATVDVDPKSPTYCKVIHRLPMPNVNDELHHTGWNACSSCFGDTTKKRNRLILPSLISSRIYVVDTGTDLRAPRLHKVIEPIDVYWKCNLANPHTSHCLGNGEIMISTMGDPSGNGKGGFVLLDGETFEVKGNWEKGPKAPPLGYDFWYQPRHNVLMSTEWGVPKCLAYGFNPADLEKGCYGKSVHVWDWTTHELIQSINVGENSIPLEIRFLHNPDAAEGFVGCALSSAVHRIYKTKDGTWATEKVIQVPNKKVEGWMLPEMPGLITDILVSLDDRYLYFSNWLHGDIRQYDITDTRKPKLVGQVFLGGSIVKCGPVTVIEDQELDCQPDPFIIKGKRVQGGPQMIQLSLDGKRLYVSTSLYSGWDKQFYPDMVKEGSVMLQIDVDTKNGGLKANKKFLVDFGKEPEGPALAHEIRYPGGDTTSDIWV; this is encoded by the exons ATGG CAGAATGCGGAGAATGCGGACCCGGCTACGAAACGCCGCTGGAGGCCATGAAAG GTCCCCGGGAGGAGATCGTCTACCTTCCTTGTATCTATAGGAACACCGGGATCAAGAAGCCGGACTACTTGGCCACTGTGGATGTGGACCCCAAATCCCCCACTTATTGCAAA GTGATCCATCGCCTCCCGATGCCCAACGTCAACGATGAGCTGCACCACACCGGATGGAACGCCTGCAGCAGCTGCTTCGGAGACACCACCAAGAAGCGCAACCGGCTCATCCTCCCCAGTTTGATCTCCTCCCGGATTTACGTGGTCGACACTGGCACCGATCTGCGGGCGCCGAGGCTACATAAG GTTATCGAGCCCATTGATGTCTACTGGAAGTGTAACTTGGCCAACCCTCACACCTCTCATTGCTTGGGCAATGGCGAAATTATGATCAGCACCATGGGGGACCCTTCTGGCAACGGCAAAG GTGGCTTTGTCCTGCTGGATGGAGAAACCTTTGAAGTGAAGGGAAACTGGGAAAAGGGACCCAAAGCCCCGCCGCTGGGCTACGACTTCTGGTACCAGCCGAGGCACAACGTCCTGATGAGCACCGAATGGGGCGTCCCCAAGTGCCTCGCATACGGATTTAATCCAGCTGACTTGGAAAAAG GCTGCTATGGGAAGAGCGTTCATGTCTGGGACTGGACCACCCATGAACTCATCCAGAGCATCAATGTGGGGGAGAACTCCATCCCTTTAGAAATCCGGTTTCTCCACAATCCGGACGCCGCAGAAGGGTTTGTTGGCTGCGCCCTCAGCAGTGCCGTCCACCGCATCTACAAGACCAAG GACGGAACTTGGGCAACGGAGAAAGTGATCCAGGTACCCAACAAGAAGGTGGAAGGATGGATGCTGCCAGAGATGCCAG GTCTCATCACGGACATTTTGGTCTCCCTGGACGATCGGTACCTGTACTTTAGCAACTGGCTCCATGGAGACATCCGCCAATATGACATTACGGACACCCGGAAGCCAAAACTGGTGGGACAG GTGTTTCTAGGAGGCAGCATAGTCAAATGTGGTCCTGTCACCGTGATTGAAGATCAAGAACTGGACTGCCAACCAGATCCATTCATCATTAAG gGGAAACGGGTTCAGGGAGGTCCCCAAATGATCCAACTGAGCCTGGACGGCAAAAGGCTGTATGTCAGCACTTCCCTCTACAGCGGATGGGACAAACAGTTCTACCCCGATATGGTCAA GGAAGGCTCTGTTATGTTGCAAATCGACGTGGACACCAAGAACGGGGGCTTGAAGGCAAACAAAAAGTTCCTTGTGGATTTCGGGAAAGAGCCAGAGGGCCCCGCTTTGGCCCACGAGATCCGCTACCCGGGAGGAGACACCACTTCCGACATCTGGGTCTGA